A stretch of Streptomyces vietnamensis DNA encodes these proteins:
- a CDS encoding ArsR/SmtB family transcription factor: MGWWQVGTDTLAESSFVFSPLAETIASLKTLHKGAAAHPGERAWLDRHLPAYRERLAAEPLDALLVRAAIGPTWNADFLTPTPLGDRERSFEEEVEAVRAAEPADAVDQLAVAIGGPVPEPLRSARDLPERLAEVLGWVWRETVRPEWVRRRRILEADVVARTAMLSRGGWAAALDELCPGKMRWLGDGRLQVNTRDYPPRSIDRGRLLFVPVTPATGWVSWEGTERYSIVYACAGALADAAGPAVPEALGALLGTARAGVLVRLGSPLSTSQLVALTGQGLGSVGRHLKVLLDAGLVRRGRAGRSVLYEWTEAGAVLVAAQGDPRPGAPRGGGRLTTP; this comes from the coding sequence ATGGGCTGGTGGCAGGTCGGCACGGACACCCTGGCGGAGAGCTCGTTCGTCTTCTCCCCGCTCGCGGAGACGATCGCCTCGCTGAAGACCCTGCACAAGGGGGCGGCGGCGCACCCCGGCGAGCGCGCCTGGCTCGACCGGCACCTGCCCGCGTACCGGGAGCGGCTCGCGGCCGAACCGCTCGACGCGCTGCTCGTACGGGCGGCGATCGGGCCCACCTGGAACGCGGACTTCCTCACCCCGACCCCCCTTGGCGACCGCGAGCGGAGCTTCGAGGAGGAGGTCGAGGCGGTCCGGGCGGCCGAACCGGCCGACGCCGTGGACCAGTTGGCGGTGGCGATCGGCGGACCGGTGCCGGAGCCGCTGCGCTCGGCGCGCGATCTGCCGGAGCGGCTCGCGGAGGTACTGGGCTGGGTGTGGCGGGAGACGGTACGGCCGGAGTGGGTGCGCCGGCGGCGGATCCTGGAGGCCGACGTGGTGGCGCGGACGGCGATGCTGAGCCGGGGCGGCTGGGCGGCGGCGCTCGACGAGCTGTGCCCGGGGAAGATGCGCTGGCTGGGCGACGGACGGCTCCAGGTCAACACCCGTGACTATCCGCCGCGTTCGATCGACCGGGGGCGCCTGCTGTTCGTCCCGGTGACGCCGGCGACCGGCTGGGTGTCGTGGGAGGGGACGGAGCGGTACTCGATCGTCTACGCCTGCGCGGGAGCCCTGGCGGACGCGGCCGGTCCGGCGGTGCCGGAGGCCTTGGGGGCCCTGCTCGGGACGGCCCGCGCCGGGGTGCTCGTACGGCTCGGATCCCCGCTGTCCACCAGCCAGTTGGTGGCGCTCACGGGGCAGGGGCTCGGCTCGGTCGGCCGGCACCTGAAGGTGCTGCTCGACGCCGGGCTCGTACGGCGGGGACGGGCGGGCCGCTCGGTCCTCTACGAGTGGACGGAGGCGGGCGCGGTCCTCGTGGCGGCACAGGGAGACCCCCGCCCCGGTGCTCCTCGGGGCGGGGGTCGTCTCACGACGCCGTGA
- a CDS encoding MFS transporter: MPRYRSLFRTPEFTPLFLTGAAHTAAQTVAGLGLATLVYRATGSPFLSALALFGPSLAQLLGATTLLSAADRLPPRAALSGIALFFALGTAVLAIPALPTWAVFVILFAEGLAASLGGGVRYGLLNEILPREEYLLGRSVTNMAGGACQIGGFATGGLLVALLSPRGAVLVGAGLYLAAALAARLGLGARPPRAAGRPSVAETWRTNGRLLAAPARRRAYVALWVPNGLIVGCESLFVPYAPERAGLLFACGALGMLAGDTAIGRFVPARLRERIRFPLQALLAAPFLLFALDPGLPLATVLVTVSAVGYGASLLHQEKLMTLVPDELSGHALGLHTSGMLALQGVSAALAGTLAQYTSPRTGMVLLALASLTVTFLLARAEGRGAGARERSTAEA, from the coding sequence ATGCCCCGTTACCGCTCTCTCTTCCGCACGCCCGAATTCACCCCGCTCTTCCTCACCGGCGCCGCCCACACCGCCGCCCAGACCGTCGCCGGACTCGGTCTCGCCACGCTCGTCTACCGCGCGACCGGGTCCCCGTTCCTCTCCGCCCTGGCCCTCTTCGGCCCCTCGCTCGCCCAGCTCCTCGGCGCGACCACGCTGCTCTCCGCCGCCGACCGGCTGCCGCCGCGCGCCGCGCTCTCCGGCATCGCCCTCTTCTTCGCCCTCGGCACCGCCGTCCTCGCGATCCCCGCGCTGCCGACCTGGGCGGTCTTCGTGATCCTGTTCGCCGAGGGGCTCGCGGCCTCACTGGGCGGCGGGGTGCGCTACGGGCTCCTGAACGAGATCCTCCCGCGCGAGGAGTACCTCCTCGGCCGCTCCGTGACGAACATGGCCGGCGGCGCCTGCCAGATCGGCGGCTTCGCCACCGGCGGCCTCCTCGTCGCCCTGCTCTCGCCCCGCGGCGCGGTCCTCGTCGGCGCCGGGCTCTACCTCGCCGCCGCCCTGGCCGCCCGCCTCGGCCTCGGGGCGCGCCCGCCCCGCGCGGCCGGGCGGCCCTCGGTCGCCGAGACCTGGCGCACCAACGGACGCCTCCTGGCCGCTCCCGCCCGCCGCCGCGCCTACGTCGCGCTCTGGGTGCCGAACGGCCTGATCGTCGGCTGCGAGTCGCTCTTCGTGCCGTACGCCCCCGAGCGCGCCGGGCTCCTCTTCGCCTGCGGCGCGCTCGGGATGCTGGCGGGGGACACCGCGATCGGCCGCTTCGTACCGGCGCGGCTGCGCGAACGGATCCGCTTCCCGCTCCAGGCGCTGCTCGCCGCCCCGTTCCTGCTGTTCGCCCTCGACCCGGGGCTGCCCTTGGCGACCGTCCTCGTGACCGTGTCGGCGGTCGGGTACGGGGCGAGCCTGCTGCACCAGGAGAAGCTGATGACCCTGGTGCCGGACGAACTGAGCGGCCACGCCCTCGGGCTGCACACCTCGGGGATGCTCGCGCTCCAGGGCGTGAGCGCGGCCCTGGCCGGCACCCTCGCCCAGTACACGTCACCGCGCACGGGAATGGTGCTGCTCGCCCTCGCCTCGCTCACCGTGACGTTCCTGCTGGCCCGGGCGGAGGGGAGGGGCGCCGGGGCGCGGGAGCGCTCCACCGCGGAGGCGTAG
- a CDS encoding catalase — protein MSKRVLTTESGAPVADNQNSATAGVGGPLLLQDQHLLEKLARFNRERIPERVVHARGSGAYGYFEVTDDVTAYTKANFLGEVGKKTETFIRFSTVADSLGGADAVRDPRGFALKFYTEEGNYDLVGNNTPVFFIKDPIKFPDFIHSQKRDPFTGKQEPDNVWDFWAHAPEATHQITWLMGDRGIPASYRHMNGYGSHTYQWTNEAGEAFFVKYHFKTNQGIRSLSAEQAAELVGKDANSHQTDLLQAIERGVNPSWTLYVQVMPAAEAADYRFNPFDLTKVWPHSDYPLQRVGRLVLDRNPDNVFAEVEQAAFSPNNFVPGIGPSPDKMLQGRLFAYADAHRYRLGVNHTQLPVNAPKATVAENYGRDGFMATRNGSRHDKNYEPNSYQGPAQTDAALSAPLAIHGWTGTHEAPAHTKDDDFFQAGELYRLMSEDEKKRLVANIAGGLSQVSREDVIEKNLAHFAAADADYGKRVREAVEALRD, from the coding sequence ATGTCGAAGCGCGTGCTTACGACCGAGTCCGGCGCCCCCGTCGCCGACAACCAGAACTCCGCCACCGCCGGCGTCGGTGGCCCTCTCCTCCTCCAGGACCAGCACCTGCTGGAGAAGCTCGCGCGCTTCAACCGTGAGCGGATCCCGGAGCGCGTGGTGCACGCCCGCGGTTCCGGCGCGTACGGCTACTTCGAGGTGACCGACGACGTCACCGCGTACACCAAGGCGAACTTCCTCGGTGAGGTCGGCAAGAAGACCGAGACCTTCATCCGCTTCTCCACCGTGGCCGACTCGCTCGGCGGCGCGGACGCGGTCCGCGACCCCCGCGGCTTCGCCCTGAAGTTCTACACCGAAGAGGGCAACTACGACCTCGTCGGCAACAACACCCCGGTGTTCTTCATCAAGGACCCGATCAAGTTCCCCGACTTCATCCACTCGCAGAAGCGCGACCCCTTCACGGGCAAGCAGGAGCCGGACAACGTCTGGGACTTCTGGGCGCACGCCCCCGAGGCCACCCACCAGATCACCTGGCTCATGGGCGACCGCGGCATCCCGGCCTCGTACCGTCACATGAACGGCTACGGCTCGCACACCTACCAGTGGACCAACGAGGCGGGCGAGGCCTTCTTCGTCAAGTACCACTTCAAGACGAACCAGGGCATCCGCTCCCTCTCCGCCGAGCAGGCCGCCGAGCTCGTCGGCAAGGACGCCAACTCGCACCAGACCGACCTGCTCCAGGCCATCGAGCGCGGTGTGAACCCGAGCTGGACCCTGTACGTCCAGGTCATGCCGGCCGCCGAGGCCGCGGACTACCGCTTCAACCCGTTCGACCTCACCAAGGTGTGGCCGCACAGCGACTACCCGCTGCAGCGCGTGGGCCGCCTGGTCCTCGACCGCAACCCGGACAACGTCTTCGCCGAGGTCGAGCAGGCCGCGTTCTCCCCGAACAACTTCGTGCCGGGCATCGGCCCCTCGCCGGACAAGATGCTCCAGGGCCGTCTCTTCGCCTACGCGGACGCCCACCGCTACCGCCTCGGCGTCAACCACACCCAGCTCCCGGTGAACGCCCCCAAGGCGACCGTCGCCGAGAACTACGGCCGCGACGGCTTCATGGCCACCCGCAACGGCTCGCGCCACGACAAGAACTACGAGCCCAACTCGTACCAGGGCCCGGCCCAGACCGACGCCGCGCTCTCCGCGCCGCTCGCGATCCACGGCTGGACCGGCACCCACGAGGCGCCCGCGCACACCAAGGACGACGACTTCTTCCAGGCCGGTGAGCTCTACCGCCTGATGTCCGAGGACGAGAAGAAGCGCCTGGTCGCCAACATCGCCGGCGGCCTGTCCCAGGTGTCCCGCGAGGACGTCATCGAGAAGAACCTCGCGCACTTCGCCGCCGCCGACGCCGACTACGGCAAGCGCGTCCGCGAGGCCGTCGAGGCCCTGCGCGACTGA
- a CDS encoding 2-hydroxy-3-oxopropionate reductase, which produces MSNLADSSQPTLPTIAWIGLGIMGSPMSENLLKAGYSVTGFTLEQDKLDRLAKAGGTAAGSIAEAVKDADVIITMVPASPQVEAISYGPEGILENAKQGALIVDMSSITPQTSVDLAKNAKEKGIRVIDAPVSGGEAGAIEAVLSIMVGGEQADFDEALPILEALGKTIVLCGPHGSGQTVKAANQLIVAVNIQACAEAVVFLEKSGVDLNAALDVLNGGLAGSTVLTRKKDNFLNRDFKPGFRIDLHHKDMGIVTDAARNVGAALPVGAVVAQLVASLRAQGDGGLDHSALLRAVERLSGQQV; this is translated from the coding sequence ATGAGCAACCTCGCTGATTCCTCCCAGCCCACCCTCCCGACGATTGCGTGGATCGGCCTCGGCATCATGGGCTCCCCCATGTCCGAGAACCTCCTGAAGGCCGGCTACTCGGTCACCGGCTTCACCCTGGAGCAGGACAAGCTGGACCGCCTGGCCAAGGCCGGCGGCACCGCCGCCGGCTCGATCGCCGAGGCCGTCAAGGACGCCGACGTCATCATCACGATGGTGCCCGCCTCCCCGCAGGTCGAGGCCATCTCCTACGGCCCCGAGGGCATCCTGGAGAACGCCAAGCAGGGCGCGCTGATCGTGGACATGTCCTCGATCACCCCGCAGACCTCGGTCGACCTCGCCAAGAACGCCAAGGAGAAGGGCATCCGCGTCATCGACGCGCCCGTCTCCGGCGGCGAGGCCGGCGCCATCGAGGCCGTGCTCTCCATCATGGTCGGCGGCGAGCAGGCCGACTTCGACGAGGCCCTCCCGATCCTCGAGGCCCTCGGCAAGACCATCGTGCTCTGCGGCCCGCACGGCTCCGGCCAGACGGTGAAGGCCGCCAACCAGCTCATCGTCGCGGTCAACATCCAGGCCTGCGCCGAGGCCGTCGTCTTCCTGGAGAAGTCGGGCGTGGACCTCAACGCCGCCCTCGACGTCCTCAACGGCGGTCTGGCCGGCTCGACCGTGCTGACCCGCAAGAAGGACAACTTCCTGAACCGGGACTTCAAGCCCGGCTTCCGGATCGACCTGCACCACAAGGACATGGGCATCGTCACCGACGCCGCCCGCAACGTCGGTGCGGCCCTCCCGGTCGGCGCGGTCGTCGCCCAGCTCGTCGCCTCGCTGCGCGCGCAGGGTGACGGCGGCCTGGACCACTCGGCCCTGCTGCGCGCCGTCGAGCGCCTCTCCGGCCAGCAGGTCTGA
- a CDS encoding TIM barrel protein gives MGYTDQRFDVNLSILFTELPLLERPAAAAAAGFTAVELWWPWIDTATPEQSELDALKKALEDAGTQLVGLNFYAGQLPGPDRGALSVPGEESDRFRANIEVAADFAASVGCKALNALYGNRVEGVDPQIQDTLALENLVLAARAADRIGAILLVETLNKPESPLYPLVSAPSAIEIVDKVNAATGLGNAKFLLDIYHLAMNGEDVSAVIAQYADKTGHVQIADKPGRGAPGTGELPLEQLLDELKKAGYDGWVGLEYKAADAAASFEWLPAEARPAK, from the coding sequence ATGGGATACACGGACCAGCGCTTCGATGTGAACCTGTCGATCCTCTTCACGGAACTCCCGCTCCTGGAGCGCCCCGCGGCCGCCGCCGCGGCGGGCTTCACCGCGGTCGAGCTGTGGTGGCCCTGGATCGACACCGCCACCCCCGAGCAGAGCGAGCTCGACGCCCTCAAGAAGGCCCTTGAGGACGCCGGCACCCAGCTGGTGGGCCTGAACTTCTACGCCGGGCAGCTCCCCGGCCCGGACCGCGGAGCCCTCTCCGTGCCCGGGGAAGAGTCGGACCGCTTCCGCGCCAACATCGAGGTGGCCGCCGACTTCGCCGCCTCGGTCGGCTGCAAGGCGCTCAACGCGCTCTACGGCAACCGCGTCGAGGGCGTCGACCCGCAGATCCAGGACACCCTCGCCCTGGAGAACCTGGTCCTGGCCGCCCGCGCGGCGGACCGGATCGGCGCGATCCTCCTCGTCGAGACCCTCAACAAGCCGGAGTCGCCGCTCTACCCGCTGGTGAGCGCCCCCTCCGCGATCGAGATCGTCGACAAGGTCAACGCCGCCACGGGCCTCGGGAACGCGAAGTTCCTGCTCGACATCTACCACCTGGCCATGAACGGCGAGGACGTCAGCGCGGTCATCGCACAGTACGCCGACAAGACCGGCCACGTGCAGATCGCCGACAAGCCGGGCCGCGGCGCGCCGGGCACCGGCGAGCTCCCCCTGGAGCAGCTCCTCGACGAGCTGAAGAAGGCCGGCTACGACGGCTGGGTCGGCCTGGAGTACAAGGCCGCCGACGCCGCCGCCTCCTTCGAGTGGCTGCCCGCCGAGGCCCGCCCGGCCAAGTGA
- a CDS encoding helix-turn-helix domain-containing protein, with amino-acid sequence MGAELLVPAQAEGDDVVLSWEGEDVLAVRLPQLSDSLDHILAAMERRHGMPLAELDRKAKQEIVRILEARGAFSVRHGVETVAGALGVSRFTVYNYLNRETALNREKAAKSE; translated from the coding sequence ATGGGCGCCGAGCTGCTCGTCCCCGCGCAGGCGGAGGGTGACGACGTCGTCCTGTCCTGGGAGGGGGAGGACGTGCTCGCCGTGCGCCTGCCGCAGCTCTCGGACTCCCTGGACCACATCCTCGCGGCGATGGAGCGGCGGCACGGGATGCCGCTGGCCGAGCTGGACCGCAAGGCGAAGCAGGAGATCGTCCGGATCCTGGAGGCACGGGGTGCCTTCTCCGTGCGCCACGGCGTGGAGACGGTGGCGGGCGCCCTCGGCGTCAGCCGCTTCACCGTGTACAACTACCTGAACAGGGAGACCGCCCTGAACAGGGAAAAGGCCGCCAAGAGCGAGTAG
- the uraD gene encoding 2-oxo-4-hydroxy-4-carboxy-5-ureidoimidazoline decarboxylase, producing the protein MTSGTTPGLTRFNTSSDSEAVAALHEVCSSSAWGSKLLAQRPFSTAEALFLASDAAMAELTAEDLAEAMAGHPPIGRPKEGDPTSSREQSGMAGASAELKAEMLELNLAYQDKFGHVFLICATGRTGEQMRDAVRERIGNSPETEREIVRTELGKINRIRLTRLVETPESPETSETPEEASSR; encoded by the coding sequence GTGACTTCAGGTACGACACCGGGTCTGACCCGGTTCAACACCTCCTCGGACAGCGAGGCCGTCGCCGCGCTCCATGAGGTGTGTTCCAGTTCGGCGTGGGGGAGCAAGCTGCTCGCCCAGCGCCCGTTCTCCACCGCCGAAGCCCTCTTCCTCGCCAGCGACGCCGCCATGGCCGAGCTGACCGCCGAGGACCTGGCCGAGGCGATGGCGGGGCACCCGCCGATCGGTCGTCCGAAGGAAGGGGACCCGACCTCCTCCCGCGAACAGAGCGGGATGGCCGGCGCCTCCGCGGAGCTCAAGGCCGAGATGCTCGAACTCAACCTGGCCTACCAGGACAAGTTCGGTCACGTCTTCCTCATCTGCGCCACCGGCAGGACCGGCGAGCAGATGCGCGACGCGGTCCGGGAGCGGATCGGCAACTCGCCCGAGACGGAGCGGGAGATCGTCCGCACCGAACTGGGCAAGATCAACCGCATCCGGCTGACCCGTCTCGTGGAGACCCCCGAGTCCCCCGAGACCTCCGAGACCCCCGAGGAAGCGAGCTCCCGATGA
- the uraH gene encoding hydroxyisourate hydrolase yields MSTDTTASVSTHILDTSIGRPAEGVTITLAARSGSDAEWVTLGGSATDADGRCKDLPALPEETTHVRLDFETETYFAKKQAEAQQDAPRVRDSGAFFPEVAITFAVKPGEHYHVPLLLNPFGYSVYRGS; encoded by the coding sequence ATGAGCACCGACACCACCGCCTCGGTGTCCACCCACATCCTGGACACCAGCATCGGCCGCCCGGCCGAGGGCGTGACCATCACGCTCGCGGCCCGCAGCGGCTCCGACGCGGAGTGGGTCACGCTCGGCGGCTCCGCCACCGACGCGGACGGGCGCTGCAAGGACCTGCCGGCGCTGCCGGAAGAAACCACCCACGTGCGTCTCGACTTCGAGACCGAGACGTACTTCGCCAAGAAGCAAGCCGAGGCGCAGCAGGACGCCCCCCGCGTAAGGGACAGCGGTGCGTTCTTCCCGGAGGTGGCGATCACGTTCGCCGTCAAGCCGGGCGAGCACTACCACGTACCGCTGCTGCTCAACCCGTTCGGCTACTCCGTTTACCGAGGGAGCTAG
- the pucL gene encoding factor-independent urate hydroxylase, producing the protein MPTILGQNQYGKAENRVVKITRDGATHHIKDLNVSVALSGDLDDVHLTGSNANCLPTDTTKNTVFAFAKEYGIESAEQFGIHLARHFVTSQEPIKKARIRIEEYAWERIASSDANSKFIGADEVNHSFVRKGQETRVSQITYDGEKWEVISGLKDLVVMNSTNSEFWGYIKDKYTTLQEAYDRILATQVSGRWRFNWTDDEQRMPNWERSYEQTRKHMLEAFSETYSYSLQQTLYQMATRIINHRSEIDEVRFSLPNKHHFLVDLEPFGLKNDNEVYYAADRMYGLIEATVLRDGATALIPVDMTNL; encoded by the coding sequence ATGCCCACGATTCTCGGCCAGAACCAGTACGGCAAAGCAGAGAACCGCGTCGTCAAGATCACGCGGGACGGCGCCACCCACCACATCAAGGACCTGAACGTCTCCGTCGCCCTCTCCGGCGACCTCGACGACGTCCACCTCACCGGCTCGAACGCCAACTGCCTCCCCACCGACACGACGAAGAACACCGTCTTCGCGTTCGCCAAGGAGTACGGCATCGAGTCCGCCGAGCAGTTCGGCATCCACCTCGCCCGCCACTTCGTGACGAGCCAGGAGCCGATCAAGAAGGCGCGGATCCGGATCGAGGAGTACGCCTGGGAGCGCATCGCCTCCTCCGACGCCAACTCCAAGTTCATCGGCGCCGACGAGGTCAACCACTCCTTCGTCCGCAAGGGCCAGGAGACCCGCGTCTCGCAGATCACCTACGACGGCGAGAAGTGGGAGGTCATCTCCGGCCTCAAGGACCTCGTCGTCATGAACTCCACCAACTCGGAGTTCTGGGGCTACATCAAGGACAAGTACACCACCCTCCAGGAGGCGTACGACCGCATCCTGGCCACCCAGGTGTCCGGTCGCTGGCGGTTCAACTGGACCGACGACGAGCAGCGCATGCCCAACTGGGAGCGGTCCTACGAGCAGACCAGGAAGCACATGCTCGAGGCCTTCTCGGAGACGTACTCGTACTCCCTGCAGCAGACGCTGTACCAGATGGCCACGCGCATCATCAACCACCGCTCGGAGATCGACGAAGTCCGCTTCTCGCTCCCGAACAAGCACCACTTCCTGGTGGACCTCGAGCCCTTCGGCCTGAAGAACGACAACGAGGTCTACTACGCCGCCGACCGCATGTACGGCCTCATCGAGGCCACCGTCCTCCGCGACGGAGCCACGGCGCTCATCCCGGTCGACATGACCAACCTCTAA
- a CDS encoding nucleobase:cation symporter-2 family protein produces MAQPAKGPAPAEGPCSTPSTTTSATAECHPVDEKLPASRLVPAALQHIAAMYAGVVTPPLIIGQAVGLDAAGMTRLIAAGLLIAGCATLLQTLGLGRFAGNRLPFVNAASSAGIAPMLAIAETSAPGHQLPAIYGAVMVAGVFCLAVGPFFGRLLRFFPPLVTGVVITLIGVTLMPVPVSWAQGGDKTAADFGAMKYLALAGFTLVVVLLFQRFGKGFVKQIALLLGLLIGTLAAIPFGMADFSALREAPVAALPAPFAFGAPEFQPAAILSLCIVMLVLMTESSAGMLALGEICERRSDGKTITRGLRTDGIATLLGPVFGGFPTSAFAQNVGVVSLTRVRSRYVVAAAGGALLVLGAFPVLGAVVSMVPMPVLGGAGIVLFGSIAVSGIRTLSEAGLDDSSNIILVAVALGAGIIPLAAPTFYADFPAWAQTVLGSGISAGALVAVLLNLFFHHLGTRSRHAAPALKSS; encoded by the coding sequence ATGGCTCAGCCTGCAAAGGGGCCGGCACCCGCCGAAGGCCCGTGTTCCACCCCGTCCACCACCACCTCGGCCACGGCCGAGTGCCACCCGGTGGACGAGAAACTCCCCGCCTCGCGGCTCGTCCCCGCGGCACTCCAGCACATCGCCGCCATGTACGCGGGCGTCGTCACCCCTCCGCTCATCATCGGCCAGGCCGTCGGTCTCGACGCCGCCGGAATGACCCGGCTCATCGCGGCCGGCCTGCTCATCGCCGGCTGTGCGACCCTCCTGCAGACCCTCGGCCTCGGACGCTTCGCCGGCAACCGGCTCCCGTTCGTCAACGCCGCCTCGTCCGCCGGCATCGCCCCGATGCTCGCCATCGCCGAGACCAGCGCCCCCGGACACCAACTCCCCGCCATCTACGGTGCGGTGATGGTCGCCGGAGTCTTCTGCCTCGCCGTCGGACCCTTCTTCGGCAGGCTCCTGCGCTTCTTCCCGCCGCTCGTCACCGGCGTCGTGATCACCCTCATCGGCGTCACCCTGATGCCCGTGCCCGTCAGCTGGGCCCAGGGCGGCGACAAGACCGCCGCCGACTTCGGCGCCATGAAGTACCTGGCGCTCGCCGGCTTCACGCTCGTCGTCGTCCTGCTCTTCCAGCGCTTCGGCAAGGGCTTCGTCAAGCAGATCGCCCTGCTCCTCGGCCTGCTCATCGGCACCCTCGCCGCGATCCCCTTCGGGATGGCCGACTTCAGCGCCCTGCGCGAAGCGCCCGTCGCGGCCCTGCCCGCACCCTTCGCCTTCGGCGCCCCCGAGTTCCAGCCCGCCGCGATCCTCTCCCTGTGCATCGTGATGCTGGTCCTCATGACCGAGTCCAGCGCCGGCATGCTCGCCCTCGGCGAGATCTGCGAGCGCCGCAGCGACGGGAAGACCATCACCCGCGGCCTGCGCACCGACGGCATCGCCACCCTGCTCGGCCCCGTCTTCGGCGGCTTCCCGACCTCCGCCTTCGCGCAGAACGTCGGCGTCGTCTCGCTGACCCGGGTCCGCTCCCGGTACGTGGTCGCCGCCGCCGGCGGAGCCCTGCTCGTCCTCGGCGCCTTCCCCGTCCTCGGCGCGGTCGTCTCCATGGTCCCGATGCCCGTCCTCGGCGGCGCCGGCATCGTCCTCTTCGGCTCGATCGCGGTCAGCGGCATCCGTACCCTCTCCGAGGCCGGACTCGACGACAGCTCCAACATCATCCTGGTGGCCGTCGCGCTCGGAGCGGGCATCATCCCGCTCGCCGCGCCCACCTTCTACGCCGACTTCCCGGCCTGGGCCCAGACGGTGCTCGGCTCCGGCATCAGCGCGGGCGCGCTCGTCGCCGTCCTGCTGAACCTTTTCTTCCACCATCTCGGCACCCGGAGCCGTCACGCGGCTCCGGCACTCAAATCCTCCTAG
- a CDS encoding 8-oxoguanine deaminase: MAAPSATQRIVIENAAIATVDANDTEYASGYLVVADNRIESLGAGKAPEGLENVVRRIDATGHLVTPGLINTHHHFYQWITRGLATDHNLFNWLVALYPTWSRIDESMVRVAAQGSLAMMARGGVTTAMDHHYVYPQGSGDLSGAIIGAAADMGVRFTLARGSMDRSEKDGGLPPDFAVETTEGALAATEETVRKYHDASFDAMTQVAVAPCSPFSISTELLREGAALGRRLGVRMHTHGSETVEEEKFCHELFGMGPTDYFESTGFLGEDVWMAHCVHMNDSDIEAFARTKTGVAHCPSSNARLAAGIARVPDMLKAGVPVGLGVDGTASNESGELHTELRNALLINRLGAHREAALNARQALRLGTYGGAQVLGRADNIGSLEAGKLADFVLWKIDGLGHSSIADPVTAIVFGAAAPVTASFVNGKQIVENNRLLFADEEQIARDARAEAQRLARITAQS, from the coding sequence ATGGCAGCACCTTCGGCAACCCAGCGCATCGTCATCGAGAACGCGGCGATCGCGACCGTCGACGCGAACGACACCGAGTACGCCTCCGGGTACCTCGTCGTCGCCGACAACAGGATCGAGTCCCTCGGCGCCGGCAAGGCGCCCGAGGGCCTGGAGAACGTGGTCCGCAGGATCGACGCCACCGGTCATCTGGTGACGCCCGGCCTGATCAACACCCACCACCACTTCTACCAGTGGATCACCCGAGGTCTGGCCACCGACCACAACCTCTTCAACTGGCTGGTCGCGCTCTACCCGACGTGGTCGCGGATCGACGAGTCGATGGTCCGCGTCGCCGCCCAGGGCTCCCTGGCGATGATGGCCCGCGGCGGTGTCACCACGGCCATGGACCACCACTACGTCTACCCGCAGGGCTCCGGCGACCTCTCCGGCGCCATCATCGGTGCTGCCGCCGACATGGGCGTTCGCTTCACCCTGGCCCGCGGCTCCATGGACCGCAGCGAGAAGGACGGCGGCCTGCCGCCGGACTTCGCCGTCGAGACCACCGAGGGCGCGCTCGCCGCGACCGAGGAGACGGTGCGCAAGTACCACGACGCCTCCTTCGACGCGATGACCCAGGTCGCCGTCGCCCCCTGTTCGCCCTTCTCCATCTCCACCGAGCTGCTCCGCGAGGGCGCCGCGCTCGGCCGCCGTCTCGGCGTGCGCATGCACACCCACGGCTCGGAGACCGTGGAGGAGGAGAAGTTCTGCCACGAGCTCTTCGGCATGGGCCCGACGGACTACTTCGAGTCCACCGGCTTCCTCGGCGAGGACGTGTGGATGGCGCACTGCGTCCACATGAACGACTCCGACATCGAGGCCTTCGCCCGCACCAAGACCGGTGTCGCGCACTGCCCGTCCTCCAACGCGCGCCTCGCCGCCGGCATCGCCCGCGTACCGGACATGCTCAAGGCGGGCGTCCCCGTCGGCCTCGGCGTCGACGGCACCGCCTCCAACGAGTCCGGCGAGCTCCACACCGAGCTGCGCAACGCGCTCCTCATCAACCGACTCGGCGCCCACCGCGAGGCCGCGCTCAACGCCCGCCAGGCCCTGCGCCTCGGCACCTACGGCGGCGCCCAGGTCCTCGGCCGCGCCGACAACATCGGTTCCCTCGAGGCCGGCAAGCTCGCCGACTTCGTCCTCTGGAAGATCGACGGCCTCGGCCACTCCTCGATCGCCGACCCGGTCACCGCCATCGTCTTCGGCGCGGCGGCCCCGGTCACCGCCTCCTTCGTCAACGGCAAGCAGATCGTCGAGAACAACCGACTGCTGTTCGCCGACGAGGAGCAGATCGCGCGCGACGCGCGCGCGGAGGCGCAGCGCCTGGCCCGCATCACGGCCCAGAGCTGA